A part of Pararhizobium sp. A13 genomic DNA contains:
- a CDS encoding bifunctional 2',3'-cyclic-nucleotide 2'-phosphodiesterase/3'-nucleotidase, translating into MSSKLALHPITRRSLLSGAAATSALILLHPFAARAAANQAHLRIMETTDIHVHVFPYDYYGDKPNDTMGLARTASIIDAIRAEAGNSFLVDNGDFLQGNPMGDYMAYQRGMKDGDVHPVIKAMNVLGYEAGTLGNHEFNYGLDYMFKVLAGANFPYVCANLTKGQLASDPKTDELFFKPYTIVEKIVTDGSGATSPLKIGIIGFVPPQIMLWDIKNLEGKAQTRDIVEAAKAWIPAMKEEGADIVIALSHSGIDGSGQSERMENASLYLAGIEGIDAVFTGHQHLVFPGPKSFDGIEGVDPAKGTLLGKPAVMGGFWGSHLGLIDLLIEKDGNSWRIVDFTTEARPIYHREDKKVVADVADRADVLNAANAEHEATLAYIRTPVGKTSAPLYSYFALVADDPSVQIVSNAQTWYIKEMLKDTEYKDLPVLSAAAPFKSGGRGGADYYTDVPAGDIAIKNVADLYLYPNTVQAVVITGAQVKNWLEMSAGMFNTIEPGAKDVALLNASFPSYNFDIIDGVTYEIDLTQPAKYDNDGKAVNEGSNRVQNLSFDGKPIDPTQKFVVASNNYRAGGGGKFPEIAADKVVFAAPDTNRDVIVRYIIAEGTINPSADGNWSFKPVEGATAIFESGPKARGLIADVRGVKIEDAGDGADGFAKFRLVL; encoded by the coding sequence ATGTCATCCAAGCTCGCGCTCCATCCGATAACCCGCCGCTCGCTGCTTAGCGGTGCCGCCGCCACTTCCGCGCTCATCCTGCTGCATCCCTTCGCTGCGCGTGCGGCCGCCAACCAGGCGCATCTGCGCATCATGGAAACGACCGACATCCACGTCCACGTCTTCCCTTACGACTATTACGGCGACAAGCCGAACGACACGATGGGGCTTGCCCGCACCGCCTCGATCATCGACGCCATCCGCGCCGAGGCCGGCAATTCCTTCCTTGTCGACAACGGCGACTTCCTGCAGGGCAACCCGATGGGCGACTACATGGCCTATCAGCGCGGCATGAAGGATGGTGACGTGCATCCGGTCATCAAGGCGATGAACGTGCTCGGTTACGAGGCGGGCACACTGGGGAACCATGAGTTCAACTATGGCCTCGACTACATGTTCAAGGTGCTCGCCGGGGCCAATTTCCCCTATGTCTGCGCCAACCTGACTAAAGGACAGCTCGCCTCCGACCCGAAGACGGACGAGCTGTTCTTCAAGCCCTATACGATCGTCGAGAAGATCGTGACCGATGGTTCCGGCGCCACCAGCCCGCTGAAGATCGGCATCATCGGCTTCGTGCCGCCGCAGATCATGCTCTGGGACATCAAGAACCTGGAGGGCAAGGCACAGACCCGCGACATCGTCGAGGCGGCGAAGGCCTGGATTCCGGCCATGAAGGAAGAAGGTGCCGACATCGTCATCGCGCTTTCCCACTCCGGCATCGACGGCAGCGGCCAGAGCGAGCGGATGGAGAATGCCTCGCTCTATCTCGCCGGCATCGAGGGCATCGACGCGGTCTTCACCGGCCACCAGCACCTCGTCTTCCCAGGGCCGAAGAGCTTCGACGGTATCGAGGGCGTCGATCCCGCCAAGGGCACGCTGCTCGGCAAGCCGGCCGTGATGGGCGGCTTCTGGGGCTCGCATCTCGGCCTGATCGACCTGCTCATCGAAAAGGACGGCAACAGCTGGAGGATCGTCGATTTCACCACCGAGGCGCGGCCGATCTATCACCGTGAGGACAAGAAGGTGGTCGCCGATGTGGCAGACCGGGCCGATGTGCTGAATGCCGCCAATGCCGAGCATGAGGCGACGCTTGCCTATATCCGCACGCCGGTCGGCAAGACCTCGGCGCCGCTCTATTCCTACTTCGCACTGGTGGCGGACGATCCGTCCGTGCAGATCGTCTCCAATGCGCAGACCTGGTATATCAAGGAGATGCTGAAGGACACCGAATACAAGGACCTGCCCGTGCTTTCGGCAGCTGCCCCGTTCAAGTCCGGCGGGCGCGGCGGCGCGGACTATTATACCGACGTCCCGGCCGGCGACATCGCCATCAAGAACGTCGCCGATCTCTATCTCTATCCGAACACCGTTCAGGCCGTCGTCATCACCGGGGCGCAGGTGAAGAACTGGCTGGAAATGTCAGCCGGCATGTTCAACACGATCGAGCCGGGTGCCAAGGATGTGGCTCTGCTGAACGCTAGCTTCCCCTCCTACAACTTCGATATCATCGACGGCGTGACCTATGAGATCGACCTCACGCAGCCGGCCAAATATGACAACGACGGCAAGGCCGTGAACGAGGGATCGAACCGCGTCCAGAACCTCTCCTTCGACGGCAAGCCGATCGATCCGACGCAGAAATTCGTCGTCGCCTCCAACAATTATCGCGCCGGCGGCGGCGGCAAGTTCCCGGAAATTGCCGCCGACAAGGTGGTATTCGCAGCGCCCGACACCAACCGCGACGTCATCGTCCGCTACATCATCGCCGAAGGCACCATCAACCCATCGGCGGACGGCAACTGGAGCTTCAAGCCGGTCGAGGGTGCCACCGCGATTTTCGAGAGCGGCCCGAAGGCGCGCGGACTGATCGCGGATGTCAGGGGCGTCAAGATCGAGGATGCGGGGGATGGTGCGGACGGGTTTGCGAAGTTTAGGCTGGTGTTGTGA
- the rarD gene encoding EamA family transporter RarD, with amino-acid sequence MADAKQTPVGQNGDSPRGFAFALTAYLLWGFLPFFMKAVAHIPAFEVVAHRIVWSVPLAGAVLILLGRTDDVKTALRSPRMLKMAMLTAVLITINWGIYVWAIGAGRALETALGYYVNPLFSIFLGAVLLKEKLNPAQIIAIVLAAIAVVVLAFDAGGLPWVSISLALSWGLYAFFRKTLPVGPNQGFFLEVLLLSIPALGYIAYLEASGQGHFSDTGWADVAWLMACGVVTAVPLMIYANGAKLLKLSTIGIMQYIAPTMIFIIAVFVFHEPFGTSKLIAFILIWAALAVYSTSMLMESRARRAAPPTPAE; translated from the coding sequence GTGGCTGATGCGAAACAAACACCGGTGGGGCAAAACGGCGATTCGCCGCGCGGCTTTGCCTTCGCGCTGACGGCCTATCTGCTATGGGGTTTCCTCCCTTTCTTCATGAAGGCTGTCGCGCATATTCCGGCTTTCGAGGTCGTCGCCCATCGGATCGTCTGGTCGGTGCCGCTTGCCGGCGCCGTCCTCATCCTGCTCGGCCGCACGGATGACGTGAAGACCGCGCTGCGCTCGCCGCGCATGTTGAAGATGGCGATGCTGACGGCCGTTCTCATCACCATCAACTGGGGCATCTATGTCTGGGCGATCGGAGCCGGGCGGGCGCTCGAAACCGCGCTCGGCTACTACGTCAACCCGCTGTTCTCGATTTTCCTCGGCGCAGTGCTCTTGAAGGAGAAGCTCAATCCGGCGCAGATCATCGCGATCGTTCTCGCCGCCATCGCCGTCGTCGTGCTCGCCTTCGATGCGGGCGGGCTGCCATGGGTTTCTATCAGCCTGGCGCTCTCCTGGGGCCTCTATGCTTTCTTCCGCAAGACCCTGCCGGTCGGGCCCAATCAGGGCTTCTTCCTGGAAGTGCTGCTGCTCAGCATTCCCGCACTCGGCTATATCGCCTATCTGGAAGCCTCGGGGCAGGGGCATTTCTCCGACACCGGCTGGGCCGATGTCGCCTGGCTCATGGCCTGCGGTGTCGTCACGGCGGTTCCGCTGATGATCTATGCCAACGGCGCCAAGCTGCTGAAGCTCTCCACCATCGGCATCATGCAGTATATCGCTCCGACGATGATCTTCATCATCGCCGTGTTCGTCTTCCACGAGCCCTTCGGTACGTCGAAGCTGATCGCCTTCATCCTGATCTGGGCGGCACTGGCCGTCTATTCGACGTCGATGCTCATGGAAAGCCGCGCCCGCCGCGCGGCGCCGCCAACTCCCGCCGAATAG
- a CDS encoding TIGR00730 family Rossman fold protein encodes MSEKNIPIRSICVYCGSQPGRDKSYIDAGRILGKSIAENHLRLVYGGGTKGIMGAVASGVLSHGGRVTGIIPEFLMDMEATRHSLGQLSELIVTPDMHDRKHKMFERADAFVTLPGGIGTLEEIVEIMTWAQLGRHRKPIVLVNINGFWDPLMTLIQHMAEAGFIHTAHLVQPLVIDAAEEVVPALLAHWASDVDRDGEAAIISKL; translated from the coding sequence ATGAGTGAGAAAAATATCCCGATTCGATCCATCTGCGTTTATTGCGGCTCCCAGCCCGGCCGCGATAAATCCTACATCGATGCCGGCCGCATTCTGGGCAAATCCATCGCCGAGAATCATCTCCGGCTCGTCTATGGCGGCGGCACGAAGGGCATCATGGGCGCAGTCGCAAGCGGCGTTCTCTCGCATGGCGGGCGCGTTACCGGCATCATACCAGAATTTCTCATGGATATGGAGGCCACCCGTCATTCGCTGGGACAGCTCAGCGAATTGATCGTCACGCCGGACATGCATGACCGCAAGCACAAGATGTTCGAGCGTGCCGACGCCTTTGTCACCCTACCGGGCGGCATCGGCACGCTGGAAGAGATCGTCGAGATCATGACTTGGGCGCAGCTCGGCCGTCACCGCAAGCCGATCGTGCTCGTCAATATCAACGGCTTCTGGGATCCGCTGATGACGCTGATCCAGCATATGGCGGAAGCCGGTTTCATCCACACCGCCCATCTCGTCCAGCCGCTCGTCATCGACGCCGCCGAGGAAGTCGTTCCGGCGTTGTTGGCTCACTGGGCAAGCGATGTCGACCGCGACGGTGAAGCCGCGATCATCTCCAAGCTTTGA
- a CDS encoding LysM peptidoglycan-binding domain-containing protein yields the protein MMKNKAGWVALIVLAIASLLMFFFVLPNINKGKDTLTADAPVDSPATLADTKSARPAAEGEAATNTGKSADPAAEWTVPGFDVLRVEPDGSTVIAGRAQPNTKLEIVNGDTVIGTADVGATGDFAAIFDKPLAAGDYQLTLRSVGENGVTKSSEEVATVSIPKDKAGELLAMVSKPGEASRIITKPAVEANSADPAAQSTTATGEVAKAEPVPGASATVTDSAVSAQTPATGDAAVPATGENPAVAVSAVEIEGKKIFVAGNAKAGALVRIYADDKLVGEMKADEQGRFVVEGTIDLPVGNHTIRADVLGADGSKVEMRAAVPFDRPAGDQVAAVAQPNAQGAVAPFEGGSFDGLRMEATKALGLLKGLYADGKVPTAEELAAARSATEIALKSLADFKVADNLDASVKEMAAKTAKAAADALAMLKSLPTDAASVSASLGKIEAAVGSALMPRTDGTGGNAVATDTPATPVQNDVAKPAVETAEKPAAESATPSAESGAAATAGGDNAAPAEKPATGQAAAEPQTVQQAPLQQSKTSVIIRRGDTLWQISRRVYGAGVRYTTIYLANEDQISNPDRILPGQVFGVPDEAMSEDESREMHRKRMKGLR from the coding sequence ATGATGAAGAACAAGGCCGGCTGGGTGGCCCTTATCGTCCTGGCAATTGCATCCCTGCTGATGTTTTTCTTTGTCCTGCCGAATATCAACAAAGGCAAGGACACCCTCACTGCCGACGCGCCGGTGGATAGCCCGGCAACCCTGGCCGATACGAAGAGCGCGCGGCCTGCGGCTGAGGGTGAGGCGGCGACCAACACCGGCAAGTCTGCCGATCCGGCTGCCGAATGGACGGTGCCGGGGTTCGATGTCCTGCGTGTCGAGCCGGATGGCTCGACGGTCATTGCCGGGCGGGCTCAGCCCAACACCAAGCTTGAAATCGTCAACGGCGATACGGTCATCGGCACGGCCGACGTCGGCGCGACGGGTGATTTTGCCGCGATCTTCGACAAGCCGCTTGCAGCCGGCGATTATCAGCTGACGCTGCGCAGCGTCGGGGAAAACGGTGTGACCAAGTCCTCGGAAGAAGTTGCTACCGTTTCGATCCCCAAGGACAAGGCCGGCGAACTGCTTGCCATGGTCTCGAAGCCGGGCGAGGCAAGCCGCATCATCACCAAACCGGCGGTCGAGGCAAACTCTGCTGATCCGGCTGCTCAATCCACGACGGCGACAGGCGAAGTCGCAAAGGCAGAGCCTGTTCCCGGCGCATCCGCCACGGTGACGGATAGCGCCGTTTCGGCCCAGACCCCGGCCACGGGAGATGCGGCCGTTCCGGCAACCGGCGAGAACCCGGCTGTCGCTGTCTCTGCCGTCGAGATCGAAGGCAAGAAGATCTTCGTTGCCGGCAACGCCAAGGCCGGCGCGCTGGTTCGCATTTATGCCGATGACAAGCTTGTCGGCGAGATGAAGGCCGACGAGCAGGGACGGTTCGTGGTCGAGGGTACGATCGACCTGCCGGTCGGAAACCACACGATCCGCGCCGACGTGCTGGGCGCCGATGGCAGCAAGGTTGAGATGCGCGCCGCCGTTCCCTTCGATCGTCCGGCCGGCGATCAGGTGGCAGCGGTGGCTCAGCCCAACGCGCAAGGGGCTGTCGCGCCCTTCGAGGGCGGCAGCTTCGATGGTCTGCGGATGGAGGCGACGAAGGCGCTCGGTCTGCTCAAGGGTTTGTACGCGGACGGCAAGGTGCCGACGGCCGAAGAACTGGCGGCAGCACGCTCTGCAACCGAAATCGCGTTGAAGTCGCTCGCCGATTTCAAGGTCGCCGACAATCTCGATGCCAGCGTCAAGGAAATGGCGGCCAAGACGGCCAAGGCCGCGGCCGATGCGCTTGCCATGCTGAAGTCGCTGCCGACCGATGCAGCCAGCGTTTCCGCATCGCTTGGTAAGATCGAGGCAGCGGTCGGCTCGGCGCTGATGCCGCGCACCGACGGCACCGGCGGCAACGCAGTTGCGACCGATACTCCGGCGACGCCGGTACAGAACGATGTCGCAAAGCCGGCAGTGGAAACGGCTGAGAAACCTGCCGCGGAGTCAGCCACACCTTCCGCAGAGTCCGGCGCTGCCGCGACTGCAGGCGGCGACAACGCCGCACCGGCCGAGAAACCGGCAACCGGGCAGGCTGCCGCCGAGCCGCAGACGGTGCAGCAGGCTCCGCTGCAGCAGAGCAAGACCTCGGTGATCATCCGCCGTGGTGATACGCTCTGGCAGATCTCGCGCCGGGTCTATGGTGCCGGCGTGCGCTATACGACAATCTATCTCGCCAACGAGGACCAGATCAGCAATCCGGACCGTATCCTGCCCGGCCAAGTCTTCGGCGTGCCGGACGAAGCCATGTCGGAAGACGAATCGCGGGAAATGCACCGCAAGCGCATGAAGGGTCTGCGCTGA
- a CDS encoding ABC transporter ATP-binding protein/permease yields the protein MAAQKKTVSADAGNPLQTIINLWPYMWPSDRIDLKMRVVWATLILLVAKIVLLLVPYFFKWATDALNGKTDIVGVLPAVFTGAVMLVLAYNLARLLQAGLNQLRDALFASVGQHAVRQLAYRTFVHMHQLSLRFHLERRTGGLSRIIERGTKGIETIVRFTILNTVPTLIEFLMTAVVFWWGYGFSYLLVTAITVWLYIWFTIKASDWRISIRRSMNDSDTDANTKAIDSLLNFETVKYFGNEEMEAKRFDQSMARYERSATQVWTSLGWLNFGQALIFGAGTAVMMVMSALAVQRGEQTLGDFVFINAMLIQLAIPLNFIGFVYREIRQGLTDIEQMFELLEVEAEVVDSPDARELVIDRGAIAFKDVHFAYDPARPILKGISFEVPAGKTVAVVGPSGAGKSTLSRLLYRFYDVQEGAITIDGQDVRDVKQKSLRAVIGMVPQDTVLFNDTIAYNIRYGRTSATQAEIEAAADIAQIGEFIESLPEGYGAMVGERGLKLSGGEKQRVAIARTVLKSPPILILDEATSALDTRTEQEIQTALDIVSQNRTTLVIAHRLSTVIHADEIIVLKDGGIAERGTHGELIDRDGLYASMWNRQREATQAEETLKKVRESDDLGVVVRGAAAM from the coding sequence GTGGCAGCGCAGAAGAAGACGGTATCGGCGGACGCAGGCAATCCGCTGCAGACGATCATCAATCTCTGGCCCTATATGTGGCCGAGCGACCGTATAGACCTCAAGATGCGTGTCGTCTGGGCGACCCTCATCCTGCTGGTCGCCAAGATCGTGCTCCTGCTCGTGCCTTATTTCTTCAAATGGGCGACCGACGCACTGAACGGCAAGACCGACATTGTCGGCGTTCTCCCGGCCGTCTTCACCGGCGCCGTGATGCTGGTGCTGGCCTATAACCTGGCGCGTTTGCTGCAGGCGGGGCTGAACCAGCTGCGCGACGCGCTGTTTGCGAGCGTCGGCCAGCATGCCGTGCGCCAGCTTGCCTATCGCACATTCGTCCACATGCACCAGCTGTCGCTCCGCTTCCACCTGGAACGCCGCACCGGCGGCCTGTCGCGCATCATCGAGCGCGGCACCAAGGGCATAGAGACGATCGTCCGTTTCACCATCCTCAACACGGTGCCGACCCTGATCGAGTTCCTTATGACGGCAGTGGTCTTCTGGTGGGGCTATGGCTTCAGCTATCTGCTGGTGACCGCCATCACCGTCTGGCTCTATATCTGGTTCACGATCAAGGCCAGCGACTGGCGCATCTCGATCCGCCGCTCGATGAACGACAGCGATACGGACGCCAATACGAAGGCGATCGATTCCCTCCTTAATTTCGAGACGGTCAAATATTTCGGCAACGAGGAGATGGAAGCCAAGCGTTTCGACCAGTCCATGGCGCGCTACGAGCGTTCGGCGACACAGGTCTGGACCTCGCTCGGCTGGCTCAACTTCGGCCAGGCGCTGATTTTCGGCGCGGGCACAGCGGTCATGATGGTGATGTCGGCGCTTGCCGTCCAGCGTGGCGAACAGACGCTCGGCGATTTCGTCTTCATCAACGCGATGCTGATCCAACTTGCCATCCCGTTGAACTTCATCGGCTTCGTCTATCGCGAAATCCGCCAGGGCCTGACGGATATCGAGCAGATGTTCGAGCTGCTCGAGGTCGAGGCGGAGGTCGTGGATAGCCCGGATGCCAGGGAATTGGTGATCGACCGCGGCGCGATCGCCTTCAAGGACGTGCATTTCGCCTATGATCCGGCCCGTCCGATCCTCAAGGGCATCAGCTTTGAGGTACCGGCAGGAAAGACCGTCGCCGTGGTCGGTCCCTCGGGCGCCGGCAAATCGACGCTGTCGCGGCTCCTCTACCGCTTCTACGATGTCCAGGAGGGCGCCATCACCATCGATGGCCAGGACGTCCGCGACGTGAAGCAGAAGAGCCTGCGGGCCGTGATCGGCATGGTGCCGCAAGATACGGTGCTGTTCAACGACACGATCGCCTACAACATCCGCTACGGCCGCACCTCCGCCACGCAGGCGGAGATCGAGGCGGCGGCGGATATCGCCCAGATCGGTGAGTTCATCGAGAGCCTTCCGGAGGGCTACGGCGCCATGGTCGGCGAGCGCGGCTTGAAGCTGTCGGGCGGCGAGAAGCAGCGTGTCGCCATCGCCCGCACGGTGCTGAAAAGCCCGCCGATCCTCATCCTCGACGAGGCGACCTCGGCGCTCGACACCCGCACCGAGCAGGAGATCCAGACGGCGCTCGATATCGTCTCGCAGAACCGCACGACGCTGGTCATCGCCCACCGCCTGTCGACGGTCATCCACGCCGACGAGATCATCGTCTTGAAGGACGGCGGCATCGCCGAGCGCGGCACCCATGGGGAACTTATCGACCGCGACGGCCTTTACGCCTCGATGTGGAACCGCCAGCGCGAAGCGACCCAGGCCGAGGAAACGCTGAAGAAGGTCCGCGAGAGCGACGATCTGGGTGTCGTGGTGCGCGGTGCAGCGGCGATGTGA
- a CDS encoding phosphatidylserine decarboxylase produces MSLINSVRNTLVPVHKEGYRFIAGFFVVSLLLGFLWEPLMWIGFILTAWCAYFFRDPERMTPLDDDLVISPADGRVSSIALVTPPEELGLGTTPMLRISVFMNVFNCHVNRSPVRGTIRRIAYRAGKFVNADLDKASHENERNGLVIETAHGEIGVVQIAGLVARRIVCWSAENDALQPGERFGLIRFGSRLDVFLPEGAQPRVSLGQTAVAGETVLAEFGSAKGPVISRRG; encoded by the coding sequence ATGAGCTTGATCAATTCGGTGCGCAACACGCTGGTCCCGGTCCACAAGGAAGGCTATCGCTTCATCGCCGGTTTCTTCGTCGTTTCGCTGCTTCTCGGGTTTCTCTGGGAGCCGCTGATGTGGATCGGTTTCATCCTGACTGCCTGGTGCGCATATTTCTTCCGCGATCCGGAACGCATGACGCCGCTCGATGACGATCTGGTCATCAGCCCGGCAGACGGCCGTGTCTCGTCGATCGCGCTGGTGACGCCGCCGGAAGAGCTTGGTCTCGGCACCACGCCGATGCTGCGCATCTCGGTCTTCATGAACGTTTTCAACTGCCACGTGAACCGCTCGCCGGTGCGCGGCACCATCCGCCGTATCGCCTATCGCGCCGGAAAGTTCGTCAATGCCGATCTCGACAAGGCAAGCCACGAAAACGAGCGCAACGGTCTTGTCATCGAGACGGCGCATGGCGAGATCGGCGTTGTCCAGATCGCCGGTCTTGTCGCCCGCCGCATCGTCTGCTGGTCGGCTGAAAACGATGCGCTGCAGCCCGGCGAGCGCTTCGGCCTCATCCGTTTCGGTTCCCGCCTCGACGTCTTCCTGCCCGAAGGCGCCCAGCCGCGCGTCAGCCTCGGCCAGACGGCCGTCGCTGGCGAAACCGTCCTGGCTGAGTTCGGTTCTGCAAAGGGTCCGGTCATCAGCCGCCGCGGTTGA
- the pssA gene encoding CDP-diacylglycerol--serine O-phosphatidyltransferase, translated as METPFPSFEPNGPNDEARGPRLREIPLRLIVPNMITVLAICAGLSGVRLAFENRFELAVAMVLVAAFLDGIDGRVARLMKATSKFGAQMDSLADIVNFGVAPALVLYAFVLDQARSLGWIAALIYVIAAGLRLARFNVMAEREVKASWQSEYFVGVPAPAGAMLVLLPMYLGLLGLAPDRVVALVSSAYTVLIAFLLVSRLPVWSGKSENRVRRDLVLPVILFVVLYVATLMSFTWETMVITAVGYLISLPFGARKWQKKYGDWPLHPDHPVPVDDGLPEDKK; from the coding sequence ATGGAAACGCCCTTTCCGTCCTTTGAACCGAATGGCCCGAACGACGAGGCGCGCGGTCCGCGCCTCAGGGAAATTCCGCTGCGGCTGATCGTGCCCAATATGATCACCGTGCTTGCCATTTGCGCCGGCCTCTCCGGCGTCCGGCTTGCCTTCGAAAACCGCTTTGAACTTGCCGTCGCCATGGTGCTGGTCGCAGCCTTCCTCGATGGTATCGACGGCCGTGTGGCGCGGCTGATGAAGGCGACTTCGAAGTTTGGCGCCCAGATGGATTCGCTCGCCGACATCGTCAATTTCGGCGTCGCGCCCGCGCTCGTTCTCTACGCCTTTGTTCTCGACCAGGCCCGCTCGCTCGGCTGGATTGCCGCGCTGATCTATGTCATCGCTGCCGGCCTGCGCCTTGCCCGCTTCAACGTCATGGCCGAGCGCGAGGTAAAAGCCTCCTGGCAGTCGGAATATTTCGTCGGCGTGCCGGCGCCGGCCGGCGCCATGCTGGTCCTCCTGCCGATGTATCTCGGCCTTCTCGGTCTTGCCCCGGATCGCGTCGTCGCTCTCGTTTCATCCGCCTATACCGTGCTGATCGCCTTCCTGCTGGTCAGCCGCCTGCCGGTCTGGTCCGGCAAGTCGGAAAACCGCGTGCGCCGCGATCTCGTCCTGCCCGTCATCCTCTTCGTCGTTCTCTATGTCGCGACGCTGATGAGCTTCACCTGGGAGACGATGGTGATCACGGCGGTCGGATATCTCATCAGCCTGCCGTTCGGCGCGCGCAAGTGGCAGAAGAAATACGGCGACTGGCCCCTGCATCCGGACCATCCGGTGCCGGTCGACGACGGGTTGCCGGAAGACAAGAAGTAG
- a CDS encoding SDR family NAD(P)-dependent oxidoreductase has translation MIDLKGRIALVTGASRGIGYFTALELAKAGAQVIACARTIGGLEELDDAIKAAGGLPATLVPFDLADMAAIDKLGGAIHERWGKLDILVANAGLLGVISPIGHVEAKVFEKVMTINVTATWRLIRSVDPLLQQSDAGRALILSSSAAHKCKPFWGPYSASKAAVEALARTWAGETQRLPLRILSVDPGATRTAMRAQAIPGEDPSTVPHPSEVAAKLLPLVGPDQTETGKLFILRENRIVDYRLPD, from the coding sequence ATGATCGATCTCAAGGGCCGCATAGCACTGGTCACCGGCGCATCGCGCGGCATCGGCTATTTCACCGCGCTTGAACTGGCCAAAGCCGGCGCCCAGGTGATCGCCTGCGCCCGCACCATCGGTGGGTTGGAAGAGCTGGACGACGCGATCAAGGCCGCCGGCGGATTGCCGGCGACACTGGTTCCCTTCGATCTTGCCGACATGGCAGCGATCGACAAGCTCGGCGGCGCCATCCATGAGCGCTGGGGCAAGCTCGATATCCTCGTTGCCAATGCCGGCTTGCTGGGCGTCATCTCGCCGATCGGTCATGTCGAGGCCAAGGTGTTCGAGAAGGTGATGACCATCAACGTCACCGCGACATGGCGGCTGATCCGCTCCGTCGATCCGCTGCTTCAACAGTCGGACGCTGGCCGTGCACTCATCCTGTCCTCCAGCGCCGCCCACAAGTGCAAGCCGTTTTGGGGGCCTTACTCCGCCTCCAAAGCCGCAGTCGAGGCCCTGGCACGCACCTGGGCCGGCGAGACGCAACGCCTGCCGCTGCGCATCCTCAGCGTCGATCCGGGCGCGACCCGCACCGCCATGCGGGCGCAAGCCATTCCCGGTGAGGACCCATCAACCGTGCCGCATCCTTCGGAAGTCGCCGCCAAGCTGCTGCCGCTGGTCGGCCCGGACCAGACGGAGACCGGCAAGCTCTTCATCCTGCGCGAAAACCGGATCGTCGACTATCGGCTGCCGGATTGA